DNA sequence from the Glycine soja cultivar W05 chromosome 18, ASM419377v2, whole genome shotgun sequence genome:
GTTCTTTAGAAATCATTATATTatcttataaagaaaaaagaaatcattaTATTGGGTTCAAGGATTAGAGGTTTTCTCGTCCTCAATCAAACTATTTACAACTCCCCAAGCGTCATACTTAAAAGACAGGCACAAACGTAAGACATGAGTGGTACAAGGAGTTACTTTGATTatgcaagacaaaaaaaaaaccaaaaaaagagtttttgtgAAATTAAATGTATTAGTTTTTggttattaaattttctttattaatattatctCAAAAGATTTATGCATTTGAATGATGGCATCATTCATGTTTCCCATATAAGCCTGTAAATAAGTACATTTAATATGGAGATTTCCCATTCTTTCCACTTCCAATCTTCTATCATCATtcccatataaaaaaattgatcaataataaaaattgtgaCATCATTCAAATTGACCTTAATAAATGTAAATCTACTCCAAAGGTATCATCCATGATGATGTTGaatcttttttatcttatcaaAATGTTATAAGTGATGAACGAagtctattttattattattattttattttatacttgatcaaatttatatttttaagtaacTCTACCCAAACCAATTTTTATTACTACGTTTATGTGTTTTGTATTAACACGCAAACAACAATATTATTCCGTTTATCAGTTTATTTCCTTATATTCAATTTCTCTGATTATATTTATGGccgttaatttatatatatggaAATTGCAACGGAACATTTGAGAATTGAGATGCATCGCATGACATGACCAACAACATCACGTGACCTATTTTGAAATCGGAGACAAGGCACGTGCCACCACACTCATGTcgtattttcatttgatttgatttgatttttaaaccGGAACCGAAACCGAAAccaaaatcctctctttttcaattttccccttagttttcttcttcttcttttctgaaATCGAATTCGAAAGTAGCAGCCATGGAAGCGATACTCGTGGATTGTGTGCAGAAGAGTCTTCGGCATTTCATGCACGCCAACGCCATCTTCCTCTGCCAGCGTCTCTGCGCCGAGTTCCCCACCGAGGTAttcaatttccttcaatttgatTCCTCTGAAACTTCCAGAAAATGGAAATAGAAATGGAAGATTCTCTCCCTCCGTTATAAGCTCCGCAAACTGCACCGTCGTGAGCTCCGAGATCGGTTGCTCTCGGCTTCACCtactattttatttgatttaagtccatttccaagtttatgtagtggtagttgaattttttttagaggatttggatttggattcAATTTCCTCTTTTAGCTTCTTGTTTTATCTGGACTTCTCAGATTTCTCCCTCTTTCGTAGTTCATGGTGTAGTAGTACGATTAAATTGGGTTCCTGATGGTAATTTGAAGGTCCAAGTTTATTTTTGGCTCTTTGTTAGTTTTGTAAGAGTAGTGGATTTATACGTGATGGTTTTCCCTCTTCCAAGGTTTGAAGTTGCGTGTGTGCACTGCGTGGTAACAGTGAAAATGTTTCTTTTCATGTGAGTGAGGACTATTTACTACGAGGTGTAGTTGTTTTTGCAAAGAGTTGGAAGATATTTTTGTGCTGCTTTATGATGAGACTTGTACCTTAAATTGCTTGTACCATACAACAAGTTTGAAGcagaaatcaattaaataaaaaatgtcaatatGAAGTTTGGTCTTGGTTCTTgtaatttattatgtttatttatattttatatttatgtttatgtGTGTAAGTGTGAAGTCTAGACTTTGTCTGTTCTTCTAATTTATTATAGATGTTGGCTCAATATTTTTAGGCTAAACAATATTTCTGATACTTTGTTTTAACCTGTTCCGAATGGCGTGGTGTGATCCATGTAGTTGacctcacctagtgggataaggctttgttgttgttgttggctcaatatttttgaattgatgtgtattcttctcatttttttatccttgttaGTTGGTTCTTCTTGTTCATTAGTGGTCCTTTCTTTAGCTATATATTGAACATCACTTTCTGAAGGATATCTTTACACTCTTCATAGTATTGTTTGATGactatttttcttggatattatACAGACAAATCTCCAATTGTTGGCTGGATGTTACTTGCAGAATAATCAAGCTTATTGTGCATATCATATCTTAAAGGGTAAGTTTCTTTCAATATTTATGTACCAATCAGTTTGGAATCACATTTCCAATCCTGTTAGTTTTAAATAGCACCATACCTCATCTTCTTCCTGAATTTCTTTTGAATAGACAatgttttctttcctttgttTGCTATTATCTCATTGCTGTGCCTCTCATTATGTATCTTGTTCTTTTTGTCTTTAATGCTTGAAGGAGCGCAAATGGCTCAATCTCGATACTTGTTTGCGATATCATGCTTTCAGATGGATCTTCTTAGTGAAGCTGAAGCAGCACTGTGTCCTGTTAATGAGCCTAGTGTAGAGGTACAAAGtgtaattcaaaatatattttaaattaagaatgATTTTCCAAACTTTTTTAATGGTCTCTAGGTGACCCTAGCATTTTTGTCTCAAATCATtggtttatgtttttatctttcttatttttgtgtATTCTTTCTCAAATTTACTATTGTTGAATGCATTATTCTTGTATGACTTAGTTCTAGCATGATGCTCTGCATTAAGTTGTTCTTTATTATAACTTGTCAATACATTTGCTCGGAGAAGTGGAATGACTACTTAAGTTTTGTTGCTTTCTTCTCTATGTAGGTTCCAAATGGTGCAGCTGGTCATTATCTGTTAGGGCTGATTTACAGGTTGCTAATCAGCCTTACTTACCGTCAAGGGTTAATTGGTTTATCTGAAATTTGCTTATAATATTGTTTGAAAGGGAATGATCTGATCCTGGCTAGATCAGATCATCAGATCATATGCATACATATGATATAAACATCAAAGCAGACATGATTAGAAATTTATATTCACGTTCTTGCCTCGTTGTGGCATATGCAAAAGCTACAAGTCCCAAGATGCTAAAAGGAGTTATAGTTACATTACATAATGATGGGaagaaatgttaattaattgtaGTAAAGTGTTCTAACCACAAAATTCCTGTTATGAAGCTTTTTTTTCCCACCTCAAAGTTCAATAGACACTTAACTATTCACTGCATGAGTTATTCTGTTGACGGTTCTCTTTAAAAAGTAAGGTTTGATTTAGACAATTGTCTTTTGCTACCAGTTCAATAGCATCTCTTTAAAACAGTGGTTGTATTGATTATGTTAAGGACTTTTTTGTACACTTCTATGAAAAAATGGATTATTTGTAATCTGACTTTTCTTGAATAGAAATAATCAAATAACTTTTTGTTGGAAGGACTTAATCAGAAAATCCATTTTtggattgaaaattttaatcatGTAGATCATACCCactaaattttacataaatcaGAAACTGTTTTATACTccttttaataatatatgatttGTAGTTTTGTACAttcaaaatatatgaaaatatgatCTGTTCGATTACATTCTTATTGATGTTCTAGTTTTTCTAAGGTTGAcatgaaaaatcaaaatgatagATAGTTGTAATTCAACAATTGAATCATTGAAAAGACATTGGATACTGTAACTGGAGTCAATTCCatatatttgtgtgtgtgtgtgagtacacatttatgtatatatgtatgtatgtgtggaTGTCATGCAAGCTTGCCACATTTGATAAATCCACCTTTCTAAATTCTCTTTGGTTGTTATTCTCTTTTTCAGATACACTGACAGAAGGAAAAGTGCCATACATAATTTTAAGCAGGCACTATCAATGGATCCTCTAATGTGGGCTGCATATGAGGAGTTGTGCATATTAGGTTTGTATTATGATATTCAACTTGCTCACTGGGCAAGCTTGCCACCCTCCTTTAAATAGACAATGTATGATATCAGAATAACAAAATCAGTTATCATTTAAGCATTCTGTTTGGCTGATGGACTGAAAACTTGAAAAAGTGGCCTTGGATCTTGATGCTTTAGAAATTGATTATATTCCCTTTGCTTTTTTGACTCTTGAGATTTGGcaatatattcatttaaacATTTATTGATGTTATGTGTCAAGTTTCACCTTTGTGTGACTTATCCTCATCAATTATCACTATACTGTTTCCTGAATATTTAGGTGCTGCTGAAGATGCAACTGCAGTTTTTGGTGAAGCAGCTGCTCTTTGTATACAAAAGCAATACCTACATTGCACGACCTCTCCTAAGTTGCATTCATCAGCTGAGGATTGTAATATAGTTGACACTAGACACTCTGTCTCAGAAGACACAAGTCCTAGGCAACTGAAGCTCATGCAGGGCATGAAGGATTTTCCCGGAAATCATCATGGGGCATCTATTTTGGGAGGAACTGCTCAACCAAATAATAGTGGTCTGTCTAACATATCATTTTATAACACACCATCTCCAATGGCAGCACAGGTAATTGCATCTAATTTTCATATCATGTACACATTaatgtttattaaatattttggaTAAGCTTAACTATTCGAGTCATAATTtctgtaattttgatttttgaaaatagtTTGCTACGTTCAGAATCAGAAACATTAGTCAAAAGTGTGCTATTATTCCATAAATATGAATGCAAGTTGCTTGGTTTATTGAATATGTATTTCTTGCCCAATTTTCTTTACaacatttgatattttttgttcCCCTCTTCTGTAGTTGTCAGGTGTTGCTCCACCCCCTTTGTGTAGGAATGTGCAGCCTAATGGCCAAAATCTGAGCTCACTTAATGCTGACAGTTCTCCTAAGTCAACAGTGAACTCTACCATTCAAGCCCCTCGAAGAAAGTTCGTGGATGAAGGAAAGTTACGGAAGGTTGGGGACCTTATTGCTATAAGACTTATGCTGTCTACTTCCTGTGCATCACCAAATAAACTGAGCTCCTAGCTTGGCATTTAATGTCTTTAAGCATTGATCTGAAAATTGTCTTTTTAAGAGTCTAAAGGCTTTATATTATACAATGACTCACCTAATGTAAGGACCTTGTTGGTGGGCGAACTTTGAGTACCTCTATAAGCACTTGTTGAGCCTTGAGGTATGCTCTGACCTTGGTGAGCCCCTGAGACACAACTCACCTAAACTTTTtgtaagcaaaaaagaaaaaaaaaattatacaatgacTCAGTGGGGCAAGGCTAGGCTGTTGTTGTATAGAAATTGATTTGATTGAGTAGCTTAATGTAATGTACCATGACAATGTTGGATACTCTTTTTCTTCTGTTTGGGCAGTATTGGTACTGATATGTTAGAGTAAAAATTTTGTTAACGATGAGTAAACTTACAGTCTTCCCTCCAAGCATTTAGTACAGACTACGGAGTGCCCTTCATCATAAGAAAGCCAAGCTTAATTATTGAAACTTTAGTTGACATCACAATTGTTTTATTTAGTCATGACTCATGAGTTTTATTAAACtgcattttaatttatcttttgatttctttttaccATTGGTTCTCATTTATGTGGTTGTAGACTTTTAGCTTGTGTTTGGACTTTGGATTAGTTTATTTTGCTTTCAGGAAATAAAATCTTATGATTGATACTCTCAGTTGGATGCTTGAGTTTTATAGATTgcattttattcttgttttttcaCTTCGTACTGTTTCTTGTACTTTTGTTTAATTGCTTCAGATTTCTGGAAGATTGTTTTCCGATTCTGGTTCTCGACGTAGTTCAAGACTCTCGAGTGATGCAAGTGTAAATGCAAATGCTAATGCAACAGTTGTATCTGGAAATGGAACTAATAACTCATCTAAGTATCTTGGAGGGTCAAAGCTTAGCACTATGGCATTTCGTTCCATGGCAGTTCGTAAAGGGCAGTCATGGGCCAATGAAAATGCTGATGAAGGTGATGGGTTTCTATATATAGCATATCACTATTTTACTGTATTCTTGTGTCTTTTGTAATGTTATACTTTGTAAAGATGATTGTTTTGATGCTGTGGTAGTTAATTCTCTCGTGCAGAAATGCAACCCAGCTaatgattttgtatttgtttctgCAATTATCTTCTATGCTATTGCCCTTTCAAAATGATTATAAGAAGCAAAGCTATCAATCCTAGATAGCATTTCAGAATGGCTTACCCCAAAAATGCTATAGCGGGATGGTGGCTACACTGAATATATTGGAGATACTAGATAAATAGTTTATATTCTATAATAATCGATAATTACTGAGTTTGTATAAGTATAGAGTATGGATAATTAAATGATTGATATTGATactaacattcaattttgatatGTTATATCTATTATTAAATAGTAACCTCATGCTATTTATTCTACTAATCTAGTACTGATATTGTACTTACAAGTTATACTAGCTCTACTAACATAACAAGACTCCTAAGTTCTAGGATCTAGCATGATAATATTAATTCCAAATTTctaatatgatatatttttgaACAGCTAATACTTAATGAGTCCTCCTTTTTGTCTTCAGGGATTCATAATGATGTTCTAGATGATTCTCGCTTAAATGTCACATCAACAACTTCTAGTTCTTCTCCTACCATGGAAGCTAAATCTTATGAGCAAAAAGCAGCAAATTTTCCAATTGGTGGACAAATAGTGAGTGGTTCAAAAGTCATATCTGGTGCTTCAGAAATACTGACCCTTCTTAGAATTTTTGGTGAAGGTTGTAGACTTGCCTACTTGTATAGGTGCCaggtattaattaattatcatttctTGGGAAAAAGCATAATTTGTATTTACCtattcattattattgtttatacaaagaaagaaataatgaaatgaaCAAGATACCTTTGCCCTTAATTGCATTTAGTTTtctaatatttgtttatttttgaaaCAGGATGCACTGGATACCTATATGAAACTTCCACATAAGCATTACAGTACTGGCTGGGTTCTTTCCCAGGTAATTTTGGTTGCTCAGCTTGCAATTTCTGGTCTTTCATAGGCTGTGTATTAATTTTGCATTATAGTACATTCAGATTTATGATGCTATATTGCAATGTTTTGTTGGCTGTACCTAGAAAAGAAAGATTTTTCCTTGATGGAGTTACTTTCTTCAGTTCCCTACCTGATGTATTAGCTTTTATTTCTAGTTTCCTAGAATTTCTCATCTTCCGTTGTTGAGATTGTGATCTTTTTCTATCGTCTTGTAGAGTATTAATCAAAATAGTTTTCAAATATTAGAGTGAAACTTTTGACTTTTCTATCGTCTTGTAGAGTATTAATCAAAATAGTTTTCAAATATTAGAGTGAAACTTTTGACTGAAATTATTCTCTCTTGTTCATTATCTTCGTCTTCCTTTCATTGTGCATGGCCATCATCAtcttgtttcaatcaatttcttTATTGGCATAGTTCTGCATGGCACTTGAACTGTTTGATATTTTCAAGAttgtcaaataatgttaaaatttggGGTCTAGTTGGAAAAGGAGTAAAAGAGAATAGGAATACTGATAAATAGTGAAATTGGATTTATTGATAAATACAAAGCTCAAACACCCAGAGtatgtttaatttatatttgatacTTTCAAGTACTAGTGTAGTACTATCAGCATTCTTGGTGGTTATTGATCTAGAAATTCTTTATGATGCATATCACTGACTTTTTGTAATATGATGCTTGGATGTTTTAAGCAGGTTGGAAAAGTGTACTTTGAATTGGTTGATTACTTAGAAGCTGAGCAGGCCTTTGGCCTTGCTCATCAGATTACACCTTACAGTTTGGAAGGAATGGATGTATACTCAACAGTCCTTTATGTaagtttatattatatttcatcAGTTTCTATTAATATATCATGTATTGTATAGGCAATAATAGAAGTTCTTTGAATTGATGAACTTGGAGGGATTCAGGTGGAGAGGAATGAAAAGATAGAACAAACTCTGGGATAGTAGTGGTGTGTAAAAACGTGTTACAAAACACAATATACAAATAATCCTAAtcctaattaaataagaaaatatatatgaaaattactCTTAAGAGATCATCCAAGATATCAAAATATACCAAGgtacaataataattataaaatgaaattttttcttgATATACTAAGTTTCTAGCATGAACAGAgcatgtaacttttttttcctctgTTGCCTTTGGCTCAGATTTGTGGTTGGTTCTATTAGTAAAGCCTCTTGGTAGAAAAATCATGCCGTTATCAATGATGGAATATTTATGATACAAGGGAACTGAGGATTAAATCCAAAGAGAGAGTTGATTTCACTTATTAGTCTGATGGACCTTTTGGGGGAAAGTATTATAGTTAATGACAGCCTAACCAGTAAAATTACTCCTGAGAATGTTCGAGGCTAAGGCTTCTCTGATGTTGTAGgctatttatataaatgaattcCTTGTTTTATGGCACTCATCTACGAATTACAAAAGCACCATGAAAATTGATGTGCGGCATAGCCTTCTAGAGCTATTTTACTTTATTGTCTTTCTTTAGCTTCCTGCTTCTATTTCATGTCTAATTGCTGAATACATATctgcatgcttaatgcttgacCAAAAGACTAACTTATCTCTGGTGCAGCACTTAAAGGAAGATATGAAGTTAAGTTACCTGGCTCAGGAACTGGTATCAACTGATCGCTTAGCTCCTCAATCTTGGTAGGCTTATTATATTGAACTTCTTTTTGATTATTCAATGtactgatttttatgttttctgttttaaaattgtttCCCTTAAAAGTTATTTCTACTTGCTATTGTCCATAATTACTTTATCAGAGTGGTTCAAACTGCATGGCTTTCTGCAGGCATGTATGCATGTGTGTGAGCCAAAACTGTGTTGTATGTTTGCAAGTGCATTTGTTGTTGGCTGATGCCACATTCCAGACATCTATATGATAACATTTGTGTCTATATTCTTAACTACTTCCATTTGAGATACAAAGTCTTCCATATCTGGCCCATTTGTGTATATCACTATTTTTCCTTACATGAGCtatcttttttcaaaaacttttcaTGAAGTATATTTATATCATTAACATTACCTGCTATTTGGCTGTTCTATTCtgattattatcattttatctgGGTTTATAATTGTGGTCGAATGCTCTGGCAGGTGTGCCATGGGTAATTGCTATAGCCTGCAAAAGGATCATGAAACTGCACTGAAGAATTTTCAACGAGCTGTTCAACTGAATCCCAGATTTGCATATGCACACACCCTTTGTGGACATGAGTATGGGAgtctttttgtttatattacATACATGAGTGTCTGTATGTCACCTTCTGCAACTTTTTATGGTCTTCTAATTCATTGCTACTTACAGGTATGTTGCACTAGAAGATTTTGAGAATGGAATCAAATGCTACCAGAGTGCGCTCACCGTTGATGCAAGGCATTATAATGCTTGGTATGGACTTGGAATGGTATATCTTCGCCAAGAAAAGTTTGAGTTCTCTGAACATCATTTTCGGATGGCTTTCCATATCAATCCACGCTCATCTGTTATAATGTCATACCTTGGTACAGCTTTGCATGCTTTAAAGGTTAGTCTCTTGTTACACTAATTGTAGTTGTACATACAAATATCAACTACATTTGTCTTTGGCTTGTATTTTGTATCTCGAGAATTCTGAAATTATGTTACACTTGCTATATGCTTGACAGAGAAGCGAGGAAGCACTGATGGTAATGGAGAAGGCTATTTTAGCAGATAAGAAAAATCCCCTTCCAATGTATCAGAAGGCAAATATACTCATGAGCTTGGAAAAGTTTGACGAGGCATTGGAAGTCCTAGAGGAGCTTAAAGAGTATGCTCCTTGTGAAAGTAGTGTCTATGCTTTGATGGGCAGGATCTATAAAAGGCGTAACATGCATGAGAGAGCGATGCTTCATTATGGTATTTCTTTAGATTTGAAACCATCTGCAACAGATGCTGCTGCTATCAAGGTGATTGGCTTCTAACAGCAATCGTTTTGCTCTAAAATGGTCAACAAGTTTCACAATTTACAGTTGCTTATCCTTATGCTTTCTGATTGGTTGGGTGAAAGTTCAGTTACTTTTGTATTTCATAAACTGTTGGCTACTAAGTGTTGGAACTTGTCACATTTACTAATTCAACTTGAAACTTCATCTTTAACAGGCTGCCATTGAGAAATTGCATGTACCAGATGAGATGGAAGACAACTTGTAGCTAGATGTATGAAGTGCAAAGTGCTAACTTGGTGTAAATTACCCGCATTTAAACCCTGATAACAGGGACTTGGCTCTGCTTGTGCTTTCGGCAAAATTGTTCATTGAAGCAGCACAACTGCTTGAGGAGTATTTATTGATGCAGCCATCTAAGCGACGGATCTCTCTTTCAAGTGACCAGAGTTTTGTAGGAGATTCACATACTAATAGGAGGACATGATGTAACAAAGGTGCCAAGAAGTTCCTATACCTATACGAATAGTTGTGTTAACAAAATCTACGTGTATCATTAGTTAATCCattcatttgttgataaatCACAGCTTCAGTCTCAACAcactttcatatttttaattattttataaataagataattataacttaataaataaGATTATTGATAAATTGTAAGGATGTGCGTTTTTTGTTGGGACCCAGATAAAGGTTATGAGTGAGAATAATCTAGCATTAATTGACTCACTCATTCACATGTCAGACAATATACATTTTACTAGGTGTGAACAAAAGTTGGATTTAGAGACAAGTAGGAATTGAATTGGGTAAAATAAATTGACTTAGGTTAGTTTGGGTTTTCTTTAGTATTTAGTGTAATTTCTATTTGAATTGACACGACTTGGTTAAATTTAGATCAAATTGAGTTGGGTCTCAAGCATGATCATCAAATTCTTAAGTTAACTCGTTAATTCTTATTAGTTTACGAGTTTAGTTATTCTTTATGAGTTGACTCGTGTATAGATTTCTTTTTTAGTAGACTCTGGATAGACTCAATAAATTCTAAGTAAATTCGGTAAACTTTCGAGTTTACCACTTAGTcagtaagttaaaaaaattagactaaaACAAGGGTCATTTTAGGTTATTTTCTGTATGTTTAGTGTtcaacataccttcatttaATGTGTTGTTTCTGAATCGAAAAATTTCCacctctaataacatcaaactcttTCTCTAATAACATGAAATCCTTGATGAGAATGATCTACTACTACTATAACATTtgcaagttattatctagtagtgatatattactagacttggttatttaagtattgtgaaactcatgatttattattttgttttattatattgttgaaatatttaattgatatgttatttatatatattttattattatttttatatgaagtgaaTTCTCATGAGTTTACGAGTTAAGTCTATGAAACTCGCACGAATTTACATAAACTCTTGAGTTTAATAATCTTGGTTTGAAGTTTACTTAACAaaatttgggggggggggattaGGGGGGAAAAATCATATTAGGCAAAATGTAACATCTTTCAtggtctatttttaattcagcTTGAGATTTGTCGATCTAGGAAGAGAGACACACAATGAGAACTTTGACAATATCAATGAAGAGACAAAAGATCTATCAAAAGAAAACacggaagaaaataaaatttgtatgtaCTTTTATATTGATGAAAGATTTGTTGACCTAGAAGACAACTAGATACCATGGTGAAGCTTTGATGGCGGGGCACTACCATTATGACCTATTATGATGACAACAATGTCAATGTGGTGTAGACGACAAAAGATGACAATGAAGCATGAAGAGAAAATTACGTTTTAGGTGAGGTAGGTGTGCacatgtttaattatattttgataaaggaaatgataataataacatatttaGTTTATTTGTTAGCAAGTCAAGATGGGTTGGGTCTTAGGTTTAGAAGACCTAACTCGTAATCCGAATTGATTTAACCTAACTTtcgtttatttttgttaatgaaaGAGTTTATGTGATTCATTCAGGGATGAATCTACAAGTGCTTTCTACATTAAGTTAATCTTTATCTTCCTTTTTTCAATCGTTGcaagtataatattaaaataatttttttaaaaaataaaaataaatataagttaaaacaaatataacaataaatatgattaataaatataatgtgtCTGTTATTCtgaaatttaataataagtataatattaattaataaacattaaaaattttagaacaataaatatattatgcttattgatcaatatatttattattatatttgttttaatttataattattttatttttattttttttaatgtttattgtaatattatgtTTAATCATGAATATATTGAATACATGTATAAAATGCTGAGAAATTAATGTGTCACCTAATTTCTATCATCAAATGATTAatgaatgaatttaatttattccactttttttactaatgaatactagaatttgaatttgtcaaTGTTTTAGGCATTGGACGAAAGTATATTAACAAATTTGCAACTATACATTGCAGGCTGCATGTGACCAACCTGCTTAATTTCATCATCGGGTTAGGGTTTTTGCAGTTCCTTCATTTCGAAACCCTCCTGGATTCACATTCACGATCTCTTTCTATCCTAAATTTCACGGTACTTGTTTCCTCATTATTCTCCTTCCTTTGTCCAATTCTTTATTACCTAAATTTCGTATTTCTCCTTTCAAATTCGATTCCCTCTGTGCCCTAATTTCACGATCACTCCATTCTCTTCAGCAATGGGGAGCAAAGGCCGCATGCCGCCGCCCCCTCACCTGCGGCGGCCGCACCCGCAGCACCCCGCCGCAATGCCGCACCCGCTCGTGGTGCCGTTTGATTTTCTCCCTCCGCCTCAGGTGATGGAGCAGAAGCTGGCGTCGCAGCACGCGGAGATGCAGCGCCTGTCGACAGAGAACCAGCGCCTGGCCGCGACGCACAGTGTGCTGCGGCAGGAGCTGGCGGCGGCGCAGCATGAGATGCAGATGCTTCACGGGCACGTGGTGGCGCTGAAGGGGGAGCGGGAGCAGCAGATTCGTGCGCAGATGGAGAAG
Encoded proteins:
- the LOC114394452 gene encoding cell division cycle protein 27 homolog B-like, whose amino-acid sequence is MEAILVDCVQKSLRHFMHANAIFLCQRLCAEFPTETNLQLLAGCYLQNNQAYCAYHILKGAQMAQSRYLFAISCFQMDLLSEAEAALCPVNEPSVEVPNGAAGHYLLGLIYRYTDRRKSAIHNFKQALSMDPLMWAAYEELCILGAAEDATAVFGEAAALCIQKQYLHCTTSPKLHSSAEDCNIVDTRHSVSEDTSPRQLKLMQGMKDFPGNHHGASILGGTAQPNNSGLSNISFYNTPSPMAAQLSGVAPPPLCRNVQPNGQNLSSLNADSSPKSTVNSTIQAPRRKFVDEGKLRKISGRLFSDSGSRRSSRLSSDASVNANANATVVSGNGTNNSSKYLGGSKLSTMAFRSMAVRKGQSWANENADEGIHNDVLDDSRLNVTSTTSSSSPTMEAKSYEQKAANFPIGGQIVSGSKVISGASEILTLLRIFGEGCRLAYLYRCQDALDTYMKLPHKHYSTGWVLSQVGKVYFELVDYLEAEQAFGLAHQITPYSLEGMDVYSTVLYHLKEDMKLSYLAQELVSTDRLAPQSWCAMGNCYSLQKDHETALKNFQRAVQLNPRFAYAHTLCGHEYVALEDFENGIKCYQSALTVDARHYNAWYGLGMVYLRQEKFEFSEHHFRMAFHINPRSSVIMSYLGTALHALKRSEEALMVMEKAILADKKNPLPMYQKANILMSLEKFDEALEVLEELKEYAPCESSVYALMGRIYKRRNMHERAMLHYGISLDLKPSATDAAAIKAAIEKLHVPDEMEDNL